In a single window of the Megalobrama amblycephala isolate DHTTF-2021 linkage group LG3, ASM1881202v1, whole genome shotgun sequence genome:
- the LOC125265505 gene encoding E3 ubiquitin-protein ligase TRIM39 isoform X2 → MPFSRSFLSEEQLLCSICLDVFDNPVSAPCGHSFCMACIRHYWDTAKHCQCPLCKQTFKRRPDLHINRTLREITEQFKRMVASPGDSGGVGAGGEAEEGGMTQETVDGAQKPGHLPGLLLNEMKQRLSRHKVHSNSQACHEERGSEQTPNTNTNGTQPPVIDRQLSLRRYTLSGAADAMKVPLCPKHHCNLELFCLSDRECICIECGQTEHQSHNITCAEKEWRSNKMKISITETEIQEMTRERMQKVEEIKQSLVDIRLAENEVQRSMQLFGVLMSSLERSQAGLLEVTEINRRSAEHQAEVMIRELEQEITELKTRSTALAKLAKTENFVTGLKGYSDLSTPTSMKDWTGVSLTCDLGTKAIYASVCLLLEQFKEELRKLPTVCLSVSANQSLLTSHPKVKRVQEYAVDVTLDSNTAHPRLILSEDKKKVWCGEKQQHVPDSRERFDRVVCVLGREGFSGGRHYWEVEVDGKTDWDLGVASHSSNRKGKITVSPSNGYWFLSLRDRNNYAFRTEPSTALPLSLKPQKIGLFVDYEKGQVSFYNVDAKMHIYTFMDNFSETIYPFFSPCTNKTGNNDAPLVITPVLLD, encoded by the exons ATGCCATTCTCACGCAGCTTCCTGTCTGAAGAGCAGCTGCTGTGTTCCATCTGCTTAGATGTGTTTGACAATCCGGTGTCCGCTCCATGCGGCCACAGCTTCTGCATGGCCTGCATCAGGCATTACTGGGACACAGCGAAGCACTGCCAGTGCCCCCTCTGCAAGCAGACCTTCAAGAGAAGGCCCGATCTCCACATTAATCGGACTCTACGTGAGATCACCGAACAGTTTAAGCGTATGGTGGCAAGCCCAGGAGACTCTGGGGGGGTCGGAGCAGGTGGAGAGGCTGAGGAAGGGGGAATGACACAAGAAACAGTGGATGGGGCACAAAAGCCAGGCCATCTTCCAGGACTTCTTCTTAACGAAATGAAGCAAAGATTATCACGGCACAAGGTACACAGCAATTCTCAGGCATGTCATGAGGAAAGAGGGTCTGAACAAACACCAAACACAAATACTAATGGCACCCAGCCTCCTGTTATTGACAGACAGTTGTCCCTGCGAAGGTATACCCTAAGTGGGGCGGCAGACGCCATGAAAGTGCCCCTTTGTCCAAAACATCACTGTAACCTGGAACTGTTCTGCTTGTCTGATCGTGAATGTATCTGTATTGAGTGTGGACAAACGGAACACCAATCACACAACATCACATGTGCCGAGAAAGAGTGGCGCAGTAATAAG ATGAAGATCTCTATCACAGAGACAGAGATACAGGAGATGACCAGGGAGAGGATGCAGAAAGTGGAGGAGATCAAACAATCACTAGTTGACATTAGA CTGGCCGAGAATGAGGTGCAGCGCAGCATGCAGCTGTTTGGGGTGTTGATGAGCTCCCTTGAACGCAGCCAGGCCGGCCTGCTGGAAGTGACTGAGATCAACCGTCGCTCAGCAGAGCACCAGGCTGAGGTCATGATCAGAGagctggagcaggagatcacaGAGCTCAAGACGAGAAGCACAGCGCTGGCTAAACTggccaaaactgaaaattttgtcactGGACTGAAG GGCTACTCTGATCTCAGTACTCCCACGTCAATGAAAGATTGGACGGGTGTATCACTGACCTGTGACCTTGGAACTAAAGCAATTTAcgcctctgtctgtctgttactGGAACAGTTTAAGGAGGAGCTTCGGAAACTGCCTACAGTCT GCCTCTCTGTATCTGCTAACCAATCACTGCTGACATCACACCCAA AAGTGAAGAGAGTACAGGAATATGCAG TGGATGTGACCCTGGACTCCAACACTGCTCATCCACGTCTCATCCTATCAGAAGACAAGAAGAAGGTGTGGTGCGGTGAAAAACAGCAACATGTCCCCGACAGCCGTGAGCGCTTTGACCGTGTAGTCTGTGTTCTGGGGCGTGAGGGCTTCAGCGGTGGCCGACACTACTGGGAGGTAGAGGTCGATGGAAAGACCGACTGGGACCTGGGGGTGGCGAGTCATTCCAGCAACAGGAAAGGAAAGATCACAGTCAGCCCCAGCAACGGCTACTGGTTTCTTAGCTTGCGGGACAGGAACAACTATGCCTTCAGGACTGAGCCTTCCACTGCCCTACCCCTCAGCCTGAAACCTCAGAAGATAGGGCTGTTTGTGGACTACGAAAAAGGCCAAGTGTCATTTTATAATGTGGACGCAAAGATGCACATCTACACATTTATGGACAACTTCTCTGAGACCATTTATCCGTTTTTCAGTCCCTGTACCAACAAAACAGGCAATAATGATGCTCCGTTGGTGATCACACCTGTCCTTCTTGACTGA
- the ovol1a gene encoding putative transcription factor Ovo-like 1a, which yields MPRAFLVKKTGNSPGKRNWSDLPDHERGDIYIPVSMSPVALREETEASPAEVALCLSTRKDHSIYTYNQMYTNDPGAVVPAAELPSCTALGQSPETEHIRSAHNNTYVRTKIKVTTGELPIEVPPIVPSITTSPPVPIATPCSPPVAKSAAVHSGGSTYVCQVCQKVFQFQRMLNRHLKCHSDQKRHLCDFCGKGFNDTFDLKRHVRTHTGVRPYKCDLCEKAFTQRCSLESHMKKIHGVTQQYAYKERRSKLYVCEECGHTASTQDALLRHLHNEHPNSVLLRAKGARRLSPAVSASRDDSSQPGSPMSHHSDDTIGSGGR from the exons ATGCCACGAGCTTTCCTGGTGAAGAAAACGGGAAATTCACCCGGCAAGAGAAACTGGAGCGATCTACCGGATCATGAACGCGGTGATATTTATATTCCAG TCTCCATGTCTCCCGTTGCTCTGCGAGAGGAGACCGAAGCCAGTCCGGCAGAGGTGGCGCTGTGCCTGTCCACTCGCAAGGACCACAGCATCTACACGTACAACCAGATGTACACCAATGACCCTGGTGCAGTGGTTCCTGCTGCTgagctcccatcatgcactgctcTAGGCCAGAGTCCAGAGACCGAGCACATCCGAAGCGCACACAACAATACATATGTGCGCACTAAAATAAAG GTCACCACTGGTGAGCTCCCCATAGAGGTCCCACCCATTGTCCCTAGTATAACTACAAGTCCACCTGTTCCTATAGCGACACCTTGCTCCCCTCCTGTCGCTAAGTCGGCTGCAGTACACTCGGGTGGTAGTACCTATGTTTGCCAGGTGTGTCAAAAAGTTTTCCAGTTCCAGCGCATGCTAAACAGACACCTGAAATGTCACAGCGACCAGAAGAGACACCTGTGCGACTTTTGCGGAAAGGGCTTCAACGATACCTTCGATCTCAAGAGGCATGtccgcacacacacag GTGTTCGTCCATACAAGTGCGATCTCTGTGAGAAGGCCTTCACCCAGCGCTGCTCTCTGGAGTCCCACATGAAGAAGATTCACGGTGTCACGCAGCAGTACGCTTACAAGGAGCGCCGCAGCAAGCTGTACGTCTGTGAAGAGTGTGGCCATACTGCATCTACCCAGGATGCACTGCTGCGCCACCTCCACAATGAACATCCAAACAGTGTCCTCCTGCGGGCCAAGGGGGCACGAAGACTGTCGCCAGCAGTGAGCGCTTCCAGAGACGACAGCTCCCAACCTGGTTCCCCTATGTCTCATCACAGCGATGATACCATAGGGTCAGGAGGGAGGTAG
- the LOC125265505 gene encoding E3 ubiquitin-protein ligase TRIM39 isoform X1, with translation MPFSRSFLSEEQLLCSICLDVFDNPVSAPCGHSFCMACIRHYWDTAKHCQCPLCKQTFKRRPDLHINRTLREITEQFKRMVASPGDSGGVGAGGEAEEGGMTQETVDGAQKPGHLPGLLLNEMKQRLSRHKVHSNSQACHEERGSEQTPNTNTNGTQPPVIDRQLSLRRYTLSGAADAMKVPLCPKHHCNLELFCLSDRECICIECGQTEHQSHNITCAEKEWRSNKMKISITETEIQEMTRERMQKVEEIKQSLVDIRKLAENEVQRSMQLFGVLMSSLERSQAGLLEVTEINRRSAEHQAEVMIRELEQEITELKTRSTALAKLAKTENFVTGLKGYSDLSTPTSMKDWTGVSLTCDLGTKAIYASVCLLLEQFKEELRKLPTVCLSVSANQSLLTSHPKVKRVQEYAVDVTLDSNTAHPRLILSEDKKKVWCGEKQQHVPDSRERFDRVVCVLGREGFSGGRHYWEVEVDGKTDWDLGVASHSSNRKGKITVSPSNGYWFLSLRDRNNYAFRTEPSTALPLSLKPQKIGLFVDYEKGQVSFYNVDAKMHIYTFMDNFSETIYPFFSPCTNKTGNNDAPLVITPVLLD, from the exons ATGCCATTCTCACGCAGCTTCCTGTCTGAAGAGCAGCTGCTGTGTTCCATCTGCTTAGATGTGTTTGACAATCCGGTGTCCGCTCCATGCGGCCACAGCTTCTGCATGGCCTGCATCAGGCATTACTGGGACACAGCGAAGCACTGCCAGTGCCCCCTCTGCAAGCAGACCTTCAAGAGAAGGCCCGATCTCCACATTAATCGGACTCTACGTGAGATCACCGAACAGTTTAAGCGTATGGTGGCAAGCCCAGGAGACTCTGGGGGGGTCGGAGCAGGTGGAGAGGCTGAGGAAGGGGGAATGACACAAGAAACAGTGGATGGGGCACAAAAGCCAGGCCATCTTCCAGGACTTCTTCTTAACGAAATGAAGCAAAGATTATCACGGCACAAGGTACACAGCAATTCTCAGGCATGTCATGAGGAAAGAGGGTCTGAACAAACACCAAACACAAATACTAATGGCACCCAGCCTCCTGTTATTGACAGACAGTTGTCCCTGCGAAGGTATACCCTAAGTGGGGCGGCAGACGCCATGAAAGTGCCCCTTTGTCCAAAACATCACTGTAACCTGGAACTGTTCTGCTTGTCTGATCGTGAATGTATCTGTATTGAGTGTGGACAAACGGAACACCAATCACACAACATCACATGTGCCGAGAAAGAGTGGCGCAGTAATAAG ATGAAGATCTCTATCACAGAGACAGAGATACAGGAGATGACCAGGGAGAGGATGCAGAAAGTGGAGGAGATCAAACAATCACTAGTTGACATTAGA AAGCTGGCCGAGAATGAGGTGCAGCGCAGCATGCAGCTGTTTGGGGTGTTGATGAGCTCCCTTGAACGCAGCCAGGCCGGCCTGCTGGAAGTGACTGAGATCAACCGTCGCTCAGCAGAGCACCAGGCTGAGGTCATGATCAGAGagctggagcaggagatcacaGAGCTCAAGACGAGAAGCACAGCGCTGGCTAAACTggccaaaactgaaaattttgtcactGGACTGAAG GGCTACTCTGATCTCAGTACTCCCACGTCAATGAAAGATTGGACGGGTGTATCACTGACCTGTGACCTTGGAACTAAAGCAATTTAcgcctctgtctgtctgttactGGAACAGTTTAAGGAGGAGCTTCGGAAACTGCCTACAGTCT GCCTCTCTGTATCTGCTAACCAATCACTGCTGACATCACACCCAA AAGTGAAGAGAGTACAGGAATATGCAG TGGATGTGACCCTGGACTCCAACACTGCTCATCCACGTCTCATCCTATCAGAAGACAAGAAGAAGGTGTGGTGCGGTGAAAAACAGCAACATGTCCCCGACAGCCGTGAGCGCTTTGACCGTGTAGTCTGTGTTCTGGGGCGTGAGGGCTTCAGCGGTGGCCGACACTACTGGGAGGTAGAGGTCGATGGAAAGACCGACTGGGACCTGGGGGTGGCGAGTCATTCCAGCAACAGGAAAGGAAAGATCACAGTCAGCCCCAGCAACGGCTACTGGTTTCTTAGCTTGCGGGACAGGAACAACTATGCCTTCAGGACTGAGCCTTCCACTGCCCTACCCCTCAGCCTGAAACCTCAGAAGATAGGGCTGTTTGTGGACTACGAAAAAGGCCAAGTGTCATTTTATAATGTGGACGCAAAGATGCACATCTACACATTTATGGACAACTTCTCTGAGACCATTTATCCGTTTTTCAGTCCCTGTACCAACAAAACAGGCAATAATGATGCTCCGTTGGTGATCACACCTGTCCTTCTTGACTGA